From a single Bradyrhizobium sediminis genomic region:
- a CDS encoding vWA domain-containing protein yields MFLQFFTSLRDAQVPVTLREYLTLMEALDADLAGQTVENFYYLSRAALVKDERNLDKFDRVFGTVFKGLESLLDAMEKADIPAEWLKKLAEKYLTEEEKKQIEAMGWDKLMETLRQRLKEQQGRHQGGNKWIGTAGTSPFGAHGYNPEGVRIGQEKNRNNRAVKVWDKREFRDLDGNVELGIRNIKIALRRLRKFARTGAPDELDLDTTIKETANHGYLDVHMRPERRNAVKVLVFFDIGGSMDSHIEQVEELFSAAKSEFKHMEYFYFHNCLYEGVWKQNKRRFTDRTPTWDVLHKYPHDYKVVFVGDASMSPYEIMVPGGSVEHVNEEAGSVWLDRITRTYPHAVWLNPVAQKHWDYSESTTIIRRLFSERMFPITIEGLEGAMKELVR; encoded by the coding sequence ATGTTTTTGCAGTTCTTCACATCGCTGCGCGATGCCCAGGTTCCGGTGACCTTGCGTGAATATCTGACGCTGATGGAGGCGCTCGACGCCGACCTCGCCGGTCAGACGGTGGAGAATTTCTACTATCTGTCGCGCGCCGCGCTGGTGAAGGACGAGCGCAATCTCGACAAGTTCGACCGCGTGTTCGGCACCGTGTTCAAGGGGCTGGAAAGCCTGCTCGACGCCATGGAGAAGGCGGACATTCCCGCCGAATGGCTGAAGAAGCTGGCGGAAAAATACCTCACCGAGGAAGAGAAGAAGCAGATCGAGGCGATGGGCTGGGACAAGCTCATGGAGACGTTGCGCCAGCGCCTCAAGGAGCAGCAGGGCCGGCACCAGGGCGGCAACAAGTGGATCGGCACCGCCGGGACCTCGCCGTTCGGCGCCCATGGCTACAATCCGGAAGGCGTGCGGATCGGCCAGGAAAAGAACCGCAACAACCGCGCGGTCAAGGTGTGGGACAAGCGCGAATTCAGGGATCTCGACGGCAACGTCGAACTCGGCATCCGCAACATCAAGATCGCGCTGCGGCGGTTGCGTAAATTCGCCCGCACCGGCGCGCCCGACGAACTCGACCTCGACACCACCATCAAGGAGACCGCCAACCACGGCTATCTCGACGTCCACATGCGCCCCGAACGGCGCAACGCGGTCAAGGTGCTGGTATTCTTCGACATCGGCGGGTCGATGGATTCGCATATCGAGCAGGTCGAGGAGCTGTTCTCGGCGGCGAAGAGCGAATTCAAGCACATGGAATATTTCTACTTCCACAACTGCCTCTATGAAGGCGTCTGGAAGCAGAACAAGCGGCGGTTCACCGACCGCACCCCGACCTGGGACGTGCTGCATAAATATCCGCACGACTACAAGGTGGTGTTCGTCGGCGACGCCTCGATGTCGCCTTACGAGATCATGGTCCCCGGCGGCTCGGTCGAGCATGTCAACGAAGAGGCCGGATCGGTCTGGCTCGATCGCATCACCCGCACCTATCCGCACGCGGTGTGGCTCAATCCGGTGGCGCAGAAGCACTGGGACTATTCGGAATCCACCACCATCATCCGCCGGCTGTTTTCGGAGCGCATGTTCCCGATCACGATCGAGGGCCTCGAAGGCGCGATGAAGGAACTGGTGCGCTAG
- a CDS encoding L,D-transpeptidase family protein — protein MMIKRTLTICAALAAGAAGTSLGSSLALAQGYSQTPGQVYSASPAPYPPGGYVVDERRLPGAPDFDALEDDDGPNAQGSTALLPPGPVLSPADPRYGRPDPARPLYSDRGAPTGPVLSPDDPRYGRPAGPPPVIYSDRPAGPPQQTYSDRGNDTLRPPEAVGAPAGVTGAVQPQQSQGADGKPLVLSALPPEEQPEVAPAQLPPNLRRQEVHFVTKEPPGTLVVDTPNTYLYYVLGGGRAVRYGVRVGRDGFTWTGVQKITRKAEWPDWHPPTEMIERQPYLPRFMAGGPGNPLGARAMYLGSTVYRIHGTNQPSTIGKFVSSGCIGMLNEDVSDLFERVKVGTRVVVLPGGPPPGTATASAQPAPAPGSAQASNAPVPGMAPTVVPPLPAPVTVR, from the coding sequence ATGATGATCAAACGCACTCTGACGATTTGTGCTGCCTTGGCGGCGGGCGCAGCGGGAACCTCGCTCGGATCCTCGCTTGCCTTGGCGCAGGGCTATTCGCAGACCCCCGGCCAGGTCTATTCGGCGTCGCCGGCACCCTATCCGCCCGGCGGTTATGTGGTCGATGAGCGCCGCCTCCCGGGCGCGCCGGATTTCGACGCGCTGGAGGACGATGATGGGCCGAACGCGCAGGGTTCGACGGCGCTCTTGCCCCCCGGTCCGGTGCTTTCGCCCGCCGATCCGCGCTATGGCCGCCCCGATCCTGCCCGGCCGCTTTATTCCGACCGTGGCGCGCCCACCGGCCCGGTCCTGTCGCCTGACGATCCGCGCTACGGCCGGCCGGCCGGACCGCCGCCGGTGATCTATTCGGACCGCCCCGCCGGTCCGCCGCAGCAGACTTATTCGGACCGCGGTAACGACACGCTGCGCCCGCCCGAAGCGGTCGGCGCCCCGGCCGGCGTCACCGGAGCGGTACAGCCTCAGCAGAGCCAGGGGGCCGACGGCAAGCCGCTGGTGCTGTCCGCGCTGCCGCCGGAAGAACAGCCTGAAGTCGCGCCCGCGCAATTGCCGCCGAACCTGCGCCGCCAGGAAGTCCATTTCGTCACCAAGGAGCCGCCGGGCACGCTGGTCGTCGACACCCCGAACACCTACCTCTACTACGTGCTGGGTGGCGGCCGCGCGGTCCGCTACGGCGTCCGCGTCGGCCGCGACGGCTTTACCTGGACCGGCGTGCAGAAAATCACCCGCAAGGCCGAGTGGCCGGACTGGCATCCGCCGACCGAGATGATCGAGCGCCAGCCTTATCTGCCGCGCTTCATGGCGGGCGGACCGGGCAATCCGCTCGGTGCGCGCGCGATGTATCTCGGCTCCACCGTCTATCGCATCCACGGCACCAACCAGCCCTCGACGATCGGCAAGTTCGTCTCCTCGGGCTGCATCGGCATGCTGAACGAGGACGTCTCCGACCTGTTCGAGCGCGTCAAGGTCGGCACCCGCGTGGTGGTGCTCCCGGGCGGCCCGCCGCCGGGAACCGCAACCGCCTCGGCGCAGCCGGCGCCCGCGCCGGGCTCGGCGCAAGCGTCGAACGCTCCCGTTCCAGGCATGGCGCCCACCGTGGTGCCGCCGCTGCCGGCGCCGGTGACGGTGCGGTAA
- a CDS encoding GlsB/YeaQ/YmgE family stress response membrane protein, with protein sequence MTILAVLVIGAIAGWLAGLIVRGAGFGLIGNIVIGIIGAFVASWILPQLGVSLGGSAFRDIVNATIGAVIVLVILSLVRRA encoded by the coding sequence ATGACCATTTTGGCGGTACTCGTGATCGGCGCGATCGCCGGCTGGCTCGCCGGCCTGATCGTGCGCGGCGCCGGCTTCGGGCTGATCGGCAACATCGTGATCGGCATCATCGGCGCGTTCGTCGCAAGCTGGATATTGCCGCAACTCGGCGTCAGCCTCGGCGGCAGCGCGTTTCGCGATATCGTCAACGCCACCATCGGCGCGGTGATCGTGCTCGTCATCCTGTCGCTGGTCAGACGCGCCTGA
- a CDS encoding AAA family ATPase, with translation MKFTGTKDYVATDDLKVAVNASIVLERPLLVKGEPGTGKTVLAEEVAKALGAPLLTWHIKSTTKAQQGLYEYDAVSRLRDSQLGDSKVSDISNYIKRGKLWEAFTHEKRPVLLIDEIDKADIEFPNDLLLELDRMEFFVYETGENIKASLRPIVMITSNNEKELPDAFLRRCFFHYIKFPDADTMERIVDVHFPGIKKRLVEEALRIFFEVREVPGLKKKPSTSELLDWLKLLLNEDMTPEMLRERDPRKLIPPLHGALLKNEQDVHLFERLAFLSRREV, from the coding sequence ATGAAATTTACCGGTACCAAGGACTACGTCGCCACCGATGACCTCAAGGTCGCGGTCAACGCCTCGATCGTGCTCGAGCGCCCGCTGCTGGTGAAGGGCGAGCCCGGCACCGGCAAGACCGTGCTGGCCGAGGAAGTCGCCAAGGCGCTCGGCGCCCCGCTCCTGACCTGGCACATCAAGTCGACCACCAAGGCGCAGCAGGGCCTCTATGAATACGACGCGGTGTCGCGCCTGCGCGACAGCCAGCTCGGCGACTCCAAAGTTTCCGACATCAGCAATTACATCAAGCGCGGCAAATTGTGGGAAGCCTTCACCCACGAGAAGCGTCCGGTGCTCCTGATCGACGAAATCGACAAGGCCGACATCGAATTCCCCAACGATCTCCTGCTCGAACTCGATCGCATGGAATTCTTCGTCTACGAGACCGGCGAGAACATCAAGGCGTCACTACGCCCGATCGTGATGATCACCTCGAACAACGAGAAGGAATTGCCCGACGCGTTCCTGCGTCGCTGCTTCTTCCACTACATCAAGTTCCCCGATGCCGACACCATGGAGCGGATCGTCGACGTGCATTTCCCCGGCATCAAGAAGCGCCTGGTTGAAGAAGCGTTGCGGATCTTCTTCGAGGTGCGCGAGGTGCCCGGGCTGAAGAAGAAGCCGTCGACCTCGGAGCTGTTGGACTGGCTCAAGCTGCTGCTCAACGAGGACATGACGCCGGAAATGCTCAGGGAACGCGACCCGCGCAAGCTGATCCCGCCGCTGCACGGCGCGCTGTTGAAGAACGAGCAGGACGTGCATCTGTTCGAGCGGCTGGCGTTCTTGAGCCGGCGCGAGGTTTAG
- a CDS encoding SMP-30/gluconolactonase/LRE family protein has protein sequence MSNVRVLATGLEFPEGPVVMPDGSVVLVEIRGRRLTRVWPDGRKEVVAEIPGGPNGAALGPDGKMYVCNNGGFSWIPTRNLIMPGPQPDDYLGGSIQRVDMQSGKVETVVDKCGEHPLRGPNDLVFDRQGGLWFSDLGKRRARDMDVGAFYYIKPGMKEIVEVVHGVLPANGIGLSPDENTVYIAETPTARLWAYDLSAPGTLKPRDVIYRGERGKPIAGLGGYQMFDSLAVEASGNVCVATLISGCISVIAPDGTLVEQVPTGDRVTTNIAFGGPELKTAYITLSGKGELIAMDWARPGLPLNFLNK, from the coding sequence ATGTCCAATGTTCGCGTTCTCGCCACCGGCCTCGAATTTCCCGAAGGGCCGGTCGTGATGCCGGACGGCTCGGTGGTGCTGGTCGAAATCCGCGGCCGGCGGCTGACCCGGGTCTGGCCCGACGGCCGCAAGGAGGTGGTCGCCGAGATCCCGGGCGGGCCCAATGGCGCAGCGCTCGGCCCCGACGGCAAGATGTATGTCTGCAACAATGGCGGATTCAGCTGGATCCCGACGCGCAACCTGATCATGCCGGGGCCGCAGCCCGATGACTATCTCGGCGGCTCGATCCAGCGCGTCGATATGCAAAGCGGCAAGGTCGAGACGGTCGTCGATAAATGCGGCGAGCATCCGTTACGGGGGCCGAACGACCTGGTGTTCGACAGGCAGGGCGGGCTCTGGTTCTCCGATCTCGGCAAGCGACGCGCCCGCGACATGGATGTCGGCGCGTTCTACTACATCAAGCCCGGCATGAAGGAGATCGTCGAGGTCGTGCACGGCGTGCTGCCGGCCAACGGCATCGGCCTGTCGCCGGACGAGAACACCGTCTATATCGCCGAAACTCCCACCGCGCGGCTGTGGGCCTACGATCTTTCCGCGCCCGGCACGCTGAAGCCGCGCGACGTGATCTATCGCGGCGAGCGCGGCAAGCCGATCGCGGGCCTCGGCGGCTACCAGATGTTCGATTCGCTGGCGGTGGAGGCTTCCGGCAATGTCTGTGTCGCCACCCTCATCTCCGGCTGCATCTCGGTGATCGCGCCCGACGGCACCCTGGTCGAGCAGGTGCCGACCGGCGACCGCGTCACCACCAACATCGCCTTCGGCGGCCCCGAACTGAAGACCGCCTACATCACGCTGTCCGGCAAGGGCGAACTGATCGCGATGGACTGGGCGCGGCCCGGCCTGCCGCTGAATTTTCTCAATAAGTAA
- a CDS encoding GNAT family N-acetyltransferase, translating to MPWLEPITLRGQYARLEPLSPDHCDGLTEAVKDGELWKLWYTFVPKAEDMRKEIDRRLSLQAAGSMLPWTVFDADGKIAGMTTYMNVDAPNRRVEIGSTWYAKRVQRSALNTQCKLLLLTHGFEQRDCIAVEFRTHFFNHQSRRGIERLGAKQDGILRNHQIASNGTLRDTVVYSIIASEWPTVKVHLTYQLHEKAR from the coding sequence ATGCCCTGGCTTGAACCGATAACCCTGCGCGGCCAATATGCGCGGCTGGAGCCGCTGTCGCCGGATCATTGCGACGGGCTGACCGAGGCGGTTAAGGACGGCGAGCTGTGGAAGCTCTGGTACACCTTCGTCCCCAAGGCCGAAGACATGCGCAAGGAGATCGACCGCCGGCTTTCGCTGCAGGCGGCGGGGTCGATGCTGCCATGGACGGTGTTCGATGCCGACGGCAAGATCGCGGGCATGACGACCTATATGAACGTCGACGCGCCGAACCGGCGGGTCGAGATCGGCTCGACCTGGTACGCCAAGCGGGTGCAGCGCAGCGCGCTCAACACCCAGTGCAAATTGCTGCTGCTCACCCACGGATTCGAACAGCGCGATTGCATCGCAGTTGAATTCCGCACCCATTTCTTCAATCATCAGAGCCGGCGCGGCATCGAACGGCTGGGCGCCAAACAGGACGGCATCCTGCGCAACCACCAGATTGCCTCGAACGGCACGCTGCGCGATACCGTGGTCTACAGCATCATCGCCAGCGAATGGCCGACGGTGAAGGTGCATCTGACCTATCAACTGCATGAAAAGGCGCGGTAG
- a CDS encoding AraC family transcriptional regulator yields the protein MNPAQKALWFIESHLAGELTLDGIAAIGGISRFHMVRAFGAATGLSVMRYVRARRLTEAARALADGAPDILNLALEADYGSHEAFTRAFRDHFGVTPETVRGSTCLDRLTLQEPIVMDSTVIDNLQAPRFETGKPFLVAGIGERYSCESGAAIPGQWQRFHQSVDRIPGRIGKVAYGVCCNADDAGNFDYIAGVEVSDFSDLPHEFARLRIPEQRYAVFSHREHISTIRRTVNTIWNQWLPSSGLKAADAPNFERYDENFDPLTGNGGLEIWIPIRE from the coding sequence ATGAATCCCGCCCAGAAGGCGCTGTGGTTTATCGAAAGCCATCTTGCCGGCGAGCTCACGCTCGACGGGATCGCCGCGATCGGCGGCATCTCGCGCTTCCATATGGTCCGCGCGTTTGGCGCCGCGACGGGGCTGTCGGTCATGCGCTATGTGCGCGCGCGACGGCTCACGGAGGCGGCGCGGGCGCTCGCAGATGGCGCGCCCGATATCCTCAACCTGGCGCTGGAGGCGGACTACGGCTCTCACGAAGCATTCACCCGCGCGTTCCGCGACCATTTCGGGGTCACGCCCGAAACGGTCCGCGGCTCGACGTGCCTTGACCGCCTCACGCTGCAGGAGCCGATCGTCATGGATTCGACCGTCATCGACAACCTTCAAGCGCCGCGCTTCGAAACCGGCAAGCCGTTCCTCGTCGCCGGCATCGGCGAGCGCTACTCTTGCGAAAGCGGCGCCGCGATTCCCGGCCAGTGGCAGCGCTTTCACCAGTCCGTCGACCGCATTCCCGGCCGGATCGGCAAGGTGGCCTACGGCGTCTGCTGCAACGCCGACGACGCCGGCAATTTCGACTACATCGCCGGCGTCGAGGTCTCCGACTTTTCCGACCTGCCGCACGAATTCGCAAGGCTCCGCATCCCCGAACAAAGATATGCGGTGTTTTCCCACCGTGAGCATATCTCGACCATTCGCCGCACCGTCAACACGATCTGGAATCAGTGGCTGCCGTCGTCCGGCCTGAAGGCCGCCGATGCGCCCAACTTCGAGCGCTATGACGAAAACTTCGATCCGCTGACCGGCAATGGCGGGCTGGAGATATGGATACCAATCAGGGAATAG
- a CDS encoding GMC family oxidoreductase translates to MTDTFDYVIIGAGSAGSVLANRLSEDAGTSLCVLEAGPSDWHPYIHLPAGFIKTFHMKSINWAYQQEPGPWTGGRSIYAPRGKTLGGSSSINGHIYNRGQRQDFDTWAQLGNRGWGYPDVLPYFKRLERRVGEGDDTYRGRDGALTVTTMDWRDPLCEAFMAGAMSLGIPRNPDYNGAIQEGVSYAQRTIQNGLRVSAATAFLHPARKRPNVHVRTHAHATNIIFEGKRAVGVRYLKGGSNGTPVEVRANKEVILAGGTYNSPQLLQLSGVGSPELLGSLGIEVRHALPGVGEGLQDHYAPRSVARVKNIKTINELRRGLSLWVEALKWATTRRGLLSLSPTMVYCFWHSGESTESSDLQLTFTPASYKEGVQGQLEDEPGMTVASWQQRPESRGYVRARSADPFQPPIIQTNYLVEELDRRTVVAGMKLARRLLSSAPLAPYFAYEDFPGPNVQSDDEFLAAATERGTTTFHPGCTCRMGPADAKWAVVDDQLRVHGLQGLRVVDASIMPRMISANLNASTLMIADKASDMIRGKAAPEAAVV, encoded by the coding sequence ATGACCGATACATTCGACTACGTGATCATAGGCGCGGGCTCGGCCGGCTCGGTGCTCGCCAATCGGCTGAGCGAGGATGCCGGCACCAGCCTCTGCGTGCTCGAGGCAGGCCCCAGCGACTGGCATCCGTATATTCACTTGCCGGCTGGCTTCATCAAGACCTTCCATATGAAGAGCATCAACTGGGCCTACCAGCAGGAACCCGGGCCGTGGACCGGCGGCCGCAGCATCTACGCGCCGCGCGGCAAGACCCTCGGCGGCTCCTCCTCGATCAACGGCCACATCTACAACCGCGGCCAGCGCCAGGATTTCGATACCTGGGCTCAACTCGGCAATCGCGGCTGGGGCTATCCGGACGTGCTGCCTTACTTCAAGCGGCTGGAGCGGCGGGTCGGCGAGGGCGACGATACCTATCGCGGGCGCGACGGCGCGCTCACCGTCACCACCATGGACTGGCGCGATCCGCTCTGCGAGGCGTTCATGGCCGGCGCGATGAGCCTCGGCATTCCCAGAAATCCCGATTACAACGGCGCGATCCAGGAGGGCGTCTCCTACGCCCAGCGCACCATCCAGAACGGCCTGCGCGTCAGCGCGGCGACCGCGTTCCTGCACCCGGCGCGGAAACGGCCGAACGTCCACGTGCGGACGCACGCGCACGCCACCAACATCATCTTCGAGGGCAAGCGCGCGGTCGGCGTGCGCTACCTCAAGGGCGGCAGCAACGGCACCCCGGTCGAAGTGCGCGCCAACAAGGAAGTCATCCTCGCCGGCGGCACCTATAATTCGCCGCAACTGCTGCAGTTGTCCGGCGTCGGTTCGCCGGAACTCCTGGGCTCGCTCGGCATCGAGGTGCGCCACGCGCTGCCCGGTGTCGGCGAGGGATTGCAGGATCATTACGCGCCGCGTTCGGTCGCCCGCGTCAAGAACATCAAGACCATCAACGAGCTGAGAAGGGGCCTGAGCCTGTGGGTGGAGGCGCTGAAATGGGCGACCACGCGGCGCGGCCTGCTGTCGCTGTCGCCGACCATGGTCTACTGCTTCTGGCACTCCGGCGAGAGCACCGAGAGCTCCGACCTGCAACTGACCTTCACGCCCGCGAGCTACAAGGAGGGCGTGCAGGGCCAGCTCGAGGACGAGCCCGGCATGACGGTGGCCTCCTGGCAGCAGCGGCCGGAAAGCCGCGGCTATGTTCGCGCCCGTTCGGCCGATCCTTTTCAGCCGCCGATCATCCAGACCAATTACCTGGTCGAGGAACTCGACCGCCGCACCGTGGTTGCCGGCATGAAGCTGGCGCGGCGGCTGCTGTCGTCGGCGCCGCTGGCGCCGTACTTCGCCTACGAAGATTTCCCGGGACCCAACGTGCAGTCCGACGATGAGTTTCTGGCGGCGGCCACGGAGCGCGGCACCACCACGTTCCACCCCGGCTGCACCTGCCGGATGGGACCTGCCGACGCCAAATGGGCAGTGGTCGACGATCAGCTGCGCGTGCACGGGCTGCAGGGCCTGCGCGTGGTCGACGCCTCGATCATGCCGCGGATGATCTCGGCCAACCTCAACGCCTCGACCCTGATGATCGCCGACAAGGCCTCGGACATGATCCGCGGCAAGGCCGCGCCGGAAGCGGCGGTCGTCTAG
- a CDS encoding rhodanese-like domain-containing protein, translating to MPQDIHTGIKALIDEANAEIETLSAAEAIQAAQDDGVVIVDIRDPREIERDGRIPGAFSCTRGMLEFWIDPASPYAKAIFQEDKKFIFHCAGGLRSALAAKTAQDMGLKPVAHVAGGFAAWRDAGGPVEKYEPKKPKG from the coding sequence ATGCCCCAGGACATCCACACCGGCATCAAGGCGCTGATCGACGAGGCCAATGCCGAGATCGAGACCCTGAGTGCCGCGGAGGCGATCCAGGCCGCGCAGGACGACGGCGTCGTGATCGTCGATATCCGCGACCCCCGCGAGATCGAGCGCGACGGCCGGATCCCGGGCGCATTCTCCTGCACCCGCGGCATGCTGGAATTCTGGATCGATCCGGCGAGCCCCTATGCCAAGGCGATCTTCCAGGAAGACAAGAAGTTCATCTTCCATTGCGCCGGCGGCCTGCGTTCGGCGTTGGCGGCCAAGACCGCGCAGGACATGGGACTGAAGCCGGTCGCGCATGTCGCCGGCGGTTTCGCCGCCTGGCGCGACGCCGGCGGCCCGGTCGAGAAGTACGAGCCGAAGAAGCCAAAGGGCTAA
- the sseA gene encoding 3-mercaptopyruvate sulfurtransferase, translated as MTSPHDPLVSTDWLAAHLGDPKVRVIDASFKMPGVVPLPIDDYLASHIPGAAFFDVDAVSDHSNPLPHMFPDADQFGRDVGALGIGNDDTVVVYDAGGWVAAPRAWWMLLSFGHRKVRVLDGGLKKWAAEGRKVESGPVTPKPSTFKASFDARRVRSMQQLVANLSSRAEQVIDARANERYQGKVAEPRPGLRSGHIPGSLSLPYNNLFNAATGEMKSLDELRSVFLGAGVKLDAPIVTSCGSGVSAAVLTLALYRLGVENPALYDGSWTEWGAADGPPVATGPA; from the coding sequence ATGACATCGCCACACGATCCGCTCGTCTCCACCGACTGGCTCGCCGCGCATCTCGGGGATCCCAAGGTCAGGGTCATCGACGCGTCGTTCAAGATGCCGGGCGTCGTGCCGCTGCCGATCGACGATTACCTCGCCTCGCATATCCCGGGCGCCGCGTTTTTCGACGTGGACGCGGTGTCGGATCATTCGAATCCGCTGCCGCACATGTTTCCGGACGCCGACCAGTTCGGCCGCGATGTCGGAGCGCTCGGGATCGGCAATGACGACACGGTCGTGGTCTACGACGCAGGCGGCTGGGTTGCGGCCCCGCGCGCGTGGTGGATGTTGCTCTCCTTCGGCCATCGCAAGGTCCGCGTGCTCGATGGCGGTCTGAAGAAATGGGCCGCGGAAGGCCGCAAGGTCGAGAGCGGCCCGGTGACACCGAAGCCTTCGACCTTCAAGGCGTCATTCGATGCGCGGCGCGTGCGCAGCATGCAGCAGCTGGTCGCCAATCTTTCGAGCCGGGCCGAGCAGGTGATCGATGCCCGCGCCAATGAGCGCTATCAGGGCAAGGTCGCCGAGCCGCGGCCAGGCCTGCGCTCGGGCCATATCCCCGGCAGCCTCAGCCTGCCCTACAACAACCTGTTCAATGCGGCGACTGGCGAGATGAAATCGCTGGACGAGTTGCGTTCCGTGTTTCTCGGGGCCGGCGTCAAGCTCGATGCGCCGATCGTGACGAGCTGCGGCTCCGGCGTCAGCGCTGCGGTGCTGACGCTCGCGCTTTACCGCCTCGGCGTCGAGAACCCGGCGCTCTATGACGGCTCGTGGACGGAATGGGGTGCTGCGGACGGCCCGCCGGTCGCCACCGGTCCGGCATAA